From a region of the Spirochaetota bacterium genome:
- a CDS encoding DUF1302 family protein — protein sequence MNRIAYIAANYFFIVFLVFILARNLIQAQEVLKSPHNTIEIDKALEGFDDNGLSDEHNEEIDEALSGFDGEWGEYETTESIDTVQESYFYDLTGSSGLGVSYNFTHDPPDSTQADYRCLSRLRTKLNLELKLRFSDAWSALISGKGFYDFAYIIKGRGEFTEKTLNLYERELELGETYFQGSLLSNLDVKIGRQIAVWGRSDNIRVVDVINPMDNREPGVVDIEDLRLPVTMTRVDYYYDKWNLSALSVHEMRLNKNPVYGSDFYSMPVDLKEKAPANIIDNTEYALAVNGIFTGWDISFYLARFYDDKPNLQGELSGMELHHSRLTMAGLSVNVVKGNLLFKIESAYFYGMKYYALPDKRASRFDLLAGLEYSGFSDTVISLEAVNRHLFDYESRMQEMPDSTQEDDFQTVLRCNKDLMNDTLHLTILASIIGITDDGGGFERYSIEYDVIDAFSILAGIIFYRSGDRILFRNINDKDRFFFEAKYSF from the coding sequence ATGAATAGAATAGCTTATATTGCAGCTAATTATTTCTTTATTGTTTTTTTGGTTTTTATTTTGGCCCGTAATCTCATTCAGGCACAGGAGGTGTTAAAATCGCCGCATAATACTATCGAGATAGATAAGGCTTTGGAAGGTTTTGATGATAATGGGCTATCTGATGAGCATAATGAAGAGATAGATGAGGCCCTGAGTGGATTTGATGGGGAATGGGGTGAGTATGAAACTACCGAATCAATAGATACTGTCCAAGAGTCCTATTTTTACGATCTAACCGGATCATCTGGTCTTGGTGTATCATATAACTTTACACATGATCCACCTGATAGCACTCAAGCGGATTATCGATGCCTCTCACGGTTAAGAACTAAGCTGAATCTGGAATTAAAGCTCAGGTTTTCAGATGCATGGAGTGCTTTGATAAGCGGAAAGGGATTTTATGATTTTGCATACATAATCAAGGGTCGGGGTGAGTTCACAGAAAAGACCTTGAATTTATATGAAAGGGAGTTAGAGCTTGGAGAGACATACTTCCAAGGAAGTCTTTTATCTAATCTAGATGTAAAGATAGGACGTCAGATTGCTGTGTGGGGCAGGTCGGACAATATTCGCGTGGTTGATGTAATCAACCCAATGGATAATCGAGAGCCAGGGGTTGTAGATATTGAAGATCTTCGATTGCCAGTTACCATGACAAGGGTTGATTATTATTATGACAAATGGAACTTGAGTGCGCTTAGTGTACACGAAATGCGTTTGAACAAGAATCCAGTGTATGGGAGTGATTTCTATTCAATGCCAGTTGACTTAAAAGAGAAAGCACCGGCAAATATTATAGATAATACTGAATATGCCCTAGCTGTTAACGGTATTTTTACTGGATGGGATATTTCTTTTTATTTAGCTCGATTCTATGATGATAAGCCTAACTTACAGGGAGAGCTTTCTGGTATGGAACTGCATCATAGCCGTCTGACTATGGCAGGTTTATCAGTGAATGTTGTCAAAGGCAACCTTCTTTTTAAGATTGAGAGTGCCTACTTTTATGGAATGAAATATTACGCTCTACCTGACAAGAGAGCATCTCGTTTTGATCTTCTTGCAGGATTGGAGTATTCAGGATTTTCAGATACAGTAATTTCTCTTGAAGCGGTCAATAGGCATTTATTTGATTATGAATCTAGGATGCAGGAAATGCCAGACAGCACCCAGGAGGATGACTTTCAGACTGTATTGAGGTGCAATAAAGATTTAATGAATGACACACTTCATTTGACAATTTTGGCATCAATTATAGGTATTACTGATGATGGGGGAGGTTTCGAGCGCTATTCAATTGAATATGATGTTATAGATGCCTTTTCTATATTGGCTGGCATCATCTTCTATAGATCAGGTGACAGGATACTATTTAGAAATATCAACGATAAGGATCGGTTTTTTTTTGAGGCAAAGTATAGTTTTTGA
- a CDS encoding MMPL family transporter, producing the protein MNKIIQKIEDGFEAYGHFLYQHRYIAVLIIVLLSAVMVFQLPKLRVDTSIEGFLDEEDPIRITYNAFREQFGRDDRLIIAIKPNDVFNMKFLSKLKALHEDMENNVPFLNDITSLINARSTRGMRDELIVEELMEKWPRNNADLIEVKKRVLSNPIYRNMLISEDGRFTTIILQVDAFYSSDDETDELLGFEDQEGKRRLLTDRENSIIVEAVNDVIERHKGEDFLIYFAGSPVVMDNLKKGMMRDIRRFMGVVILLVCILLFFLFRRVSGVILPLFVVLLSLFSTLGLMAFFEIPIHLPTQILPSFLLAVGVGDSVHILTIFYRRLKEGDAKEEAVCFSLAHAGMPIVMTSVTTAGALLSFSTAQIEPISALGIFSSIGVILALLFSIILLPALLSIIPFGKGRDSNILQAFLDRILIKSGDFATMHPWRIVLVSMVLIAFSFIGISRLWFTHYPLYWLPDNSHIRRSTEAIDRELKGSVFLEVVINTGVENGLYSPDILNKLEDLGESTQRLRYEENNLFVGKTMSVVDILKEIHQALNEERPEFYAIPQKGDLIAQEFLLFENSGSDDLEDFVDSQFSKARFSVKLPFLDSMAYKDFFDELEGRFRQVLGNKIDVTLTGIGAILMRTFNAVIVSMAMSYLIAGIVITFLMILLIADFRMGIVSMIPNLMPVVIILGIMGWLNLPLDIFTMLIGSIAIGLAVDDTIHFMHNFRRYYKRSGDAKFAVRETLQIAGRAMLFTSLVLSGGFFIYLLSSMNNLFNFGLLTGLTILLAFLSDVLLAPALMTLVTRFWPKL; encoded by the coding sequence ATGAACAAAATCATTCAGAAAATTGAAGATGGATTTGAGGCCTATGGTCATTTTTTGTATCAACATCGTTATATTGCAGTTTTAATAATCGTATTACTATCTGCGGTAATGGTTTTTCAATTACCAAAATTGAGGGTTGATACATCTATTGAGGGATTCCTAGACGAGGAGGATCCGATAAGGATAACGTATAACGCCTTTCGTGAGCAATTTGGCCGGGATGATAGGCTTATTATTGCTATTAAACCTAATGATGTATTTAATATGAAATTTCTAAGTAAGCTCAAGGCCCTTCATGAGGATATGGAGAATAACGTGCCCTTTTTAAACGATATAACAAGCCTTATCAATGCGCGTTCAACTCGGGGTATGAGGGATGAGTTAATTGTAGAGGAATTGATGGAGAAATGGCCCAGGAATAATGCGGATTTAATTGAGGTAAAGAAGAGGGTATTATCAAATCCCATATATCGGAATATGCTCATATCTGAGGATGGGAGGTTTACGACGATTATCCTACAAGTTGATGCCTTTTATTCAAGTGATGATGAGACTGATGAGTTACTGGGATTTGAGGATCAGGAAGGCAAAAGGAGGTTGCTCACTGACAGGGAGAACAGCATTATAGTGGAAGCTGTAAATGATGTTATTGAGCGGCATAAGGGAGAGGATTTTCTTATATATTTTGCTGGATCGCCTGTGGTGATGGATAATCTTAAGAAGGGAATGATGAGGGATATTAGACGCTTTATGGGGGTTGTGATTTTACTTGTATGTATATTGTTATTTTTTCTCTTTCGCCGCGTGTCAGGTGTAATTTTGCCTTTATTTGTTGTTCTTCTTTCCTTGTTCTCAACACTCGGTTTGATGGCCTTTTTTGAAATCCCCATACATCTTCCAACCCAGATCCTCCCGTCCTTCTTGCTAGCTGTAGGGGTAGGGGATTCTGTTCATATCCTCACAATATTTTACAGACGCCTTAAAGAGGGAGATGCAAAAGAGGAAGCTGTCTGCTTTTCCCTTGCTCATGCAGGGATGCCCATTGTGATGACTAGCGTAACTACAGCAGGAGCATTATTATCATTCTCAACTGCTCAGATAGAACCCATATCAGCGCTGGGTATATTTTCTTCGATTGGAGTTATATTGGCACTTTTATTTTCTATTATTTTGCTTCCGGCACTCCTTTCAATAATTCCATTTGGCAAAGGAAGGGATTCCAATATTCTGCAGGCATTTCTCGACAGGATTTTAATAAAATCAGGCGACTTTGCAACAATGCATCCATGGAGGATTGTGCTTGTCTCAATGGTATTGATCGCCTTCTCTTTTATCGGAATATCCAGATTATGGTTTACACATTATCCCCTCTACTGGCTTCCAGATAATTCTCATATTCGCAGATCAACTGAAGCGATAGATAGAGAATTGAAGGGTTCCGTTTTTTTAGAAGTGGTTATAAATACGGGTGTAGAGAATGGATTGTATAGTCCTGATATCTTAAACAAGCTTGAGGATTTAGGTGAGTCAACCCAAAGATTACGATATGAAGAGAATAATCTCTTTGTTGGAAAGACCATGTCAGTTGTGGATATCCTAAAGGAAATACACCAGGCCCTAAATGAAGAACGCCCTGAATTCTATGCCATTCCACAAAAGGGTGATTTAATTGCACAGGAATTTCTTCTCTTTGAGAACAGCGGTTCGGATGATCTTGAGGATTTTGTAGATAGTCAGTTCAGCAAGGCACGTTTTAGCGTCAAATTGCCATTTCTTGATTCAATGGCATATAAGGATTTTTTTGATGAGTTGGAGGGTAGATTTCGTCAAGTTCTTGGGAATAAAATAGATGTAACCCTAACCGGAATTGGAGCTATTTTAATGAGGACTTTCAATGCTGTGATTGTCAGTATGGCTATGAGCTATCTAATAGCTGGCATTGTGATTACATTCCTTATGATTTTGCTCATTGCAGACTTCAGGATGGGCATTGTCAGCATGATACCTAACCTAATGCCCGTAGTAATTATCCTAGGCATAATGGGTTGGTTGAATCTTCCATTGGATATATTTACAATGCTCATTGGAAGCATAGCCATTGGCCTTGCAGTTGATGATACAATTCACTTTATGCATAATTTTAGAAGATATTATAAAAGGAGCGGTGATGCAAAATTTGCAGTTAGAGAAACATTGCAGATAGCAGGACGTGCAATGCTATTTACATCATTGGTCCTTTCGGGTGGATTTTTTATTTATCTGTTATCTTCAATGAATAATCTATTTAATTTTGGCCTTTTGACTGGATTAACTATTTTGTTGGCATTTCTGTCCGATGTTCTCCTGGCCCCAGCTCTTATGACATTGGTTACCCGGTTCTGGCCAAAGCTGTAA
- a CDS encoding metalloregulator ArsR/SmtB family transcription factor, translating into MSDPRRLARIFKALSVDTRVRIIQLLKKRSLCVNALSSHLGISPPAVSQHLRVLRDAEIIRGEKKGYYVHYEVNEETLAVWKNIIDDLLII; encoded by the coding sequence ATGAGTGACCCAAGGAGATTAGCGCGTATTTTCAAGGCTTTGTCTGTTGACACTCGTGTTAGAATAATACAATTATTGAAGAAACGATCTTTATGTGTAAATGCGTTGTCATCGCATCTGGGCATTTCTCCCCCTGCTGTGTCTCAGCACCTGCGCGTATTGAGGGATGCTGAGATCATTAGGGGGGAGAAGAAAGGATACTATGTTCATTACGAAGTAAACGAGGAGACATTGGCAGTGTGGAAGAATATAATTGATGATTTGCTAATAATATAA
- a CDS encoding outer membrane lipoprotein-sorting protein, giving the protein MERKKISEYISLFPISNLIVWFMAMGLMFIYPSLSHASSMNAREIMQRVEDRDDGDRAVSDVEMILIDKNKKQRVRKIRRFEKDMGMDTHFILFFLSPADVKDTGFLTYDYDDSNRDDDQWLYLPALRKVKRIASSDKSKSFMGSDFSYADMTKRDLDDYDFSVMKSTGVKGVQTWQLKAVPRTKGVIDEIGYTKSILFVQKDNYVVIRALHWVKKGKRLKYMDVKKLELIDGIWVATEVEMTTKKGKIILHKTILKRSNVRFNQDLKPSLFSVRQLEKGLL; this is encoded by the coding sequence ATGGAGCGAAAGAAAATCTCAGAATACATTAGCCTATTTCCAATATCCAATCTAATTGTTTGGTTTATGGCTATGGGATTAATGTTTATATATCCTTCCCTTTCACATGCCTCTTCGATGAATGCGCGGGAGATAATGCAGAGAGTGGAGGATCGTGATGATGGGGATAGAGCAGTATCTGATGTAGAGATGATTCTAATAGATAAAAATAAGAAGCAGAGGGTTAGGAAGATCCGCCGTTTTGAGAAGGATATGGGGATGGATACGCATTTCATTTTGTTCTTTCTATCTCCAGCAGATGTTAAGGATACTGGATTTCTTACCTATGATTATGATGATTCCAATAGGGATGATGATCAGTGGCTCTATCTCCCAGCGCTGAGAAAGGTCAAGCGTATTGCATCCAGCGATAAGAGCAAGAGCTTTATGGGATCGGACTTCTCTTACGCTGATATGACTAAAAGGGATCTGGATGATTATGATTTTTCCGTGATGAAGTCTACTGGGGTAAAGGGAGTACAGACATGGCAGCTAAAGGCCGTGCCCCGCACAAAAGGGGTGATAGATGAGATTGGTTATACTAAATCGATTCTCTTTGTTCAAAAGGATAACTACGTTGTTATTCGTGCCCTTCACTGGGTTAAGAAGGGGAAGCGGCTTAAGTATATGGATGTGAAAAAGTTGGAATTGATAGATGGTATTTGGGTAGCAACCGAAGTAGAGATGACCACTAAGAAGGGAAAGATAATACTACACAAGACTATATTAAAACGGAGTAATGTCAGATTTAATCAAGATTTAAAGCCAAGCCTCTTTTCTGTGCGTCAGCTTGAGAAGGGTTTATTATAG